One Rhinoderma darwinii isolate aRhiDar2 chromosome 6, aRhiDar2.hap1, whole genome shotgun sequence DNA window includes the following coding sequences:
- the LOC142656558 gene encoding uncharacterized protein LOC142656558 — translation MNSLLCRVSVGIFSRDDETSYQWLARYLSTDRNVRSIHSVQVTNKSPEDFREGTRRCTFAILYHTKKRGRINITDVTDSLYDEELEHLSSAKGRENVIVVIDDLEDDGDNGHRARILQNQPSLQRLTIEVLCFTLEEKRTLTGNCPSPEAEAKLRQIQKIIVKQAWRNIQHLIIRGAMIIILGTLSLWSVRRLIAQHGLLDSRQTIYQNTISFFHHLKFEFLNLFSK, via the exons ATGAACTCTTTGCTGTGTAGAGTTAGTGTTGGGATCTTCTCTCGGGATGATGAAACCTCATATCAATGGTTGGCCAGATACCTGTCCACAGACCGCAATGTGCGGAGCATCCACTCTGTCCAAGTGACCAACAAGAGTCCGGAAGACTTCAGAGAAGGCACCAGGAGATGCACATTTGCCATCTTGTACCACACGAAGAAGAGAGGACGAATCAACATCACAGACGTCACCGATTCCCTCTACGATGAGGAGTTGGAACATTTATCATCAGCGAAGG GGCGAGAAAATGTAATTGTGGTGATCGATGACCTGGAAGACGATGGAGACAATGGACACAGAGCCAGAATCCTTCAGAACCAGCCTAGTCTACAGCGTCTGACCATTGAGGTTCTCTGCTTCACTCTGGAGGAGAAAAGGACACTGACTGGAAACTGTCCATCTCCCGAGGCGGAGGCAAAACTCAGACAAATACAGAAGATAATTGTGAAACAAG cttggAGGAATATTCAGCACTTG ATAATAAGAGGAGCGATGATCATCATACTGGGAACCCTCTCCCTGTGGAGCGTGCGGCGCCTGATCGCACAACATGGACTCCTGGACTCCCGTCAGACCATTTATCAGAACACAATATCCTTTTTTCATCACCTTAAATTTGAATTTTTAAATCTGTTCTCAAAATAA
- the LOC142656559 gene encoding uncharacterized protein LOC142656559, with protein sequence MATVGIFSRSSTENYQWLLQLLYTSLPKDKVHTVEITNYSPLLISGISFAILYHSKTRGRINITDVTDSLYNSELEELSKALGKENVIVVIDDLDDTSEQAKDRILENQPSIRILACDLLLFNTQGKQDGNKSNDPNRSKIQEMISERTTGSLIYWYNQFCACSGFNGRTYEICSHKKRILCLIFPAAVLCLYILLVYWYNCRVLQW encoded by the exons ATGGCGACGGTTGGAATCTTCTCCAGAAGCAGCACAGAGAACTACCAGTGGTTACTACAACTCCTTTATACTTCCCTTCCCAAGGACAAGGTCCATACTGTGGAGATCACCAATTATTCTCCTTTACTCATCAGTGGGATCTCATTCGCTATTTTATACCATTCCAAGACGAGAGGGCGAATCAATATCACGGATGTGACGGACTCCTTATACAACAGTGAACTGGAGGAATTATCTAAAGCTCTCG GAAAAGAGAATGTGATTGTGGTGATTGATGACTTGGATGATACCAGCGAGCAGGCGAAGGACAGGATTCTGGAGAACCAGCCCAGTATCAGAATTCTGGCTTGTGATCTCTTGCTCTTTAATACGCAGGGGAAACAAGATGGTAACAAAAGCAATGACCCCAACAGATCAAAGATCCAGGAGATGATCTCAG AGCGAACTACAGGCTCTCTCATCTATTGGTATAACCAGTTTTGTGCCTGTTCAGGTTTCAACGGAAGGACTTATGAG ATTTGCTCCCACAAGAAGCGAATCCTCTGCCTCATCTTTCCGGCCGCCGTGCTATGCCTGTATATATTATTGGTGTACTGGTATAACTGCAGAGTCTTGCAGTGGTGA